A genomic segment from Legionella quinlivanii encodes:
- a CDS encoding PTS sugar transporter subunit IIA, with translation MFLAQIMAPDCVNIDSNSKSKAAVLQKISQILSDCFSELNREDLFSAYWKRESMGSTAIGQGIAIPHVRVKDLNQARACFIRLLHPVDFCAEDRQLTDLIIGLAVPENQSERHLKLLRDIIVQFSDPEFTGICRGLTCEKELFNRLMEAPNNPRIKINNRFTADESL, from the coding sequence ATGTTCTTAGCTCAAATAATGGCTCCTGATTGTGTCAATATTGATTCAAATTCTAAAAGTAAAGCAGCCGTATTACAAAAGATTAGCCAGATATTAAGCGATTGTTTTTCTGAATTAAATCGTGAAGATCTTTTCAGTGCTTACTGGAAGCGAGAAAGCATGGGTAGTACGGCAATTGGCCAGGGTATCGCCATTCCCCATGTGCGTGTTAAGGATTTAAATCAGGCTAGAGCCTGTTTCATCCGCTTGCTGCATCCTGTTGATTTCTGTGCTGAAGACCGGCAGCTAACGGATTTAATCATTGGATTGGCCGTTCCTGAAAATCAAAGCGAGCGTCATCTGAAATTATTGCGTGATATCATTGTTCAGTTTTCCGACCCGGAATTTACTGGAATATGCCGCGGGCTGACTTGTGAAAAAGAGCTTTTTAATCGACTAATGGAAGCACCAAATAATCCCCGGATAAAAATTAATAACCGATTCACTGCAGATGAGAGTTTATGA
- a CDS encoding HPr family phosphocarrier protein, giving the protein MIKTTVKIINKLGLHARASAKFVALAARYQSQIDVTFNKKTVNGKSIMGVMMLAGGVGSELELVIEGPDEVEMEKALVALINNRFGEPE; this is encoded by the coding sequence ATGATAAAAACCACAGTAAAAATTATTAATAAGCTCGGTTTACATGCCAGAGCCTCGGCCAAATTTGTTGCCCTGGCTGCACGTTATCAGAGCCAGATCGATGTGACTTTCAACAAAAAAACCGTCAATGGGAAAAGCATTATGGGCGTGATGATGCTGGCGGGTGGAGTGGGCAGTGAGCTGGAGCTGGTGATTGAAGGCCCTGATGAAGTTGAAATGGAAAAGGCATTAGTCGCGTTGATCAATAACCGATTTGGAGAGCCGGAATAA
- the pssA gene encoding CDP-diacylglycerol--serine O-phosphatidyltransferase, which translates to MNPKESHSGIYLLPNLFTTASLFAAFYSIVASLKNQYETAVIAIFIGMLADGLDGRIARLTNTQTAFGAQYDSLSDMVTFGVAPSLLVYSWGLDRLGKIGWLVAFVYTAAVALRLARFNTQVEVADKRYFQGLACPPAAAIVSSFVWLCFQNEFNHLSIVILTAAITVITAVLMVSNIRYHSFKEIDFKGKVPFLYLLITVILFVAIAANPSVVLFIGFVLYALSGPLQLLVSLHKKRRFEKQPPAE; encoded by the coding sequence GTGAACCCCAAAGAGAGTCATTCCGGGATCTATTTACTCCCCAATCTTTTTACAACAGCAAGTCTGTTTGCAGCGTTTTATTCCATTGTCGCCTCATTAAAGAACCAATATGAAACGGCTGTCATTGCTATTTTTATTGGCATGCTCGCTGATGGCCTGGATGGCCGCATCGCACGTTTGACCAACACACAAACCGCTTTTGGCGCACAATACGACAGTTTATCGGATATGGTCACTTTTGGAGTAGCCCCTTCGTTGCTGGTTTACAGCTGGGGATTGGACAGGCTGGGTAAAATTGGCTGGCTGGTTGCTTTCGTTTACACAGCCGCAGTCGCCTTGAGATTAGCCCGTTTTAACACCCAGGTTGAGGTAGCCGATAAGCGCTATTTTCAGGGCCTGGCCTGCCCTCCCGCGGCTGCAATTGTCTCTTCTTTCGTATGGCTTTGTTTTCAAAATGAGTTTAATCATCTTTCTATTGTCATTCTAACTGCTGCTATTACAGTGATTACCGCAGTACTGATGGTCAGCAATATTCGTTATCATAGTTTTAAAGAAATTGATTTCAAAGGCAAAGTACCTTTCTTATATCTGCTGATCACCGTTATATTATTTGTGGCGATTGCTGCCAATCCCTCAGTTGTTTTATTCATTGGATTTGTTCTTTACGCATTATCCGGACCGCTTCAGCTTCTGGTATCGCTGCATAAAAAGCGGCGATTTGAAAAACAGCCTCCGGCAGAATGA
- a CDS encoding DUF3579 domain-containing protein, whose product MSDSDDKKIVIEGVTQQGKTFRPSDWAERMSGTLASFKNRRIRYSPLLQPSVNAEGYKCVLLDPKLKETSPQVYQAIMDFAKENDLKICKEGD is encoded by the coding sequence ATGTCTGATTCTGATGATAAGAAAATTGTAATTGAAGGGGTAACTCAGCAGGGAAAAACCTTTCGTCCCAGCGATTGGGCTGAGCGCATGAGCGGTACCTTAGCCAGTTTTAAAAATCGTCGAATTCGATACTCTCCCTTATTACAGCCAAGTGTTAATGCAGAAGGCTACAAATGCGTTTTACTTGATCCCAAACTTAAAGAAACCAGCCCGCAGGTATACCAGGCTATTATGGATTTCGCCAAAGAAAATGATTTGAAAATCTGTAAGGAAGGGGATTAA
- a CDS encoding ferredoxin--NADP reductase — MPVKTISAKLADAFMLSSKVKHFIFELQEDPPFTYLPGQFISIHFDRDGKQLKRSYSIANVPLCDNRIEFAAGYVENGPGTAFLFNLQPGDVIQISGPFGRLTLKEEPPKRYLLVATSTGVTPYRAMLPELKRRMEMDPDLKLVILFGGQTRNDVLYENEFLELAKAFPQQVIFRAQLSREPSESLIEHQFSGYVQHAFTELSLNPEEDIVYLCGNPGMIDESFELLKSKGFATQQVIREKYISR, encoded by the coding sequence ATGCCAGTCAAAACTATCTCTGCCAAACTAGCTGATGCTTTCATGTTATCCTCAAAAGTAAAGCATTTTATATTTGAACTCCAAGAGGATCCGCCTTTTACTTACTTGCCAGGTCAGTTCATTAGTATTCATTTCGACCGGGATGGCAAACAATTAAAGCGCAGCTATAGTATCGCCAATGTTCCATTGTGTGACAATCGCATTGAGTTTGCGGCAGGTTATGTAGAAAATGGCCCTGGCACAGCATTCTTATTTAATCTGCAGCCAGGGGACGTGATTCAGATTAGTGGTCCCTTTGGAAGACTGACGCTAAAGGAAGAGCCGCCGAAGCGGTATTTGCTGGTAGCGACCAGTACCGGAGTCACTCCATACCGGGCAATGCTGCCTGAATTAAAGCGTCGTATGGAAATGGATCCCGATCTCAAGCTGGTTATTTTGTTTGGTGGACAAACCCGCAACGATGTCCTGTATGAAAATGAGTTTCTTGAGCTAGCCAAGGCGTTTCCGCAGCAGGTCATTTTCAGAGCGCAGTTAAGCCGTGAGCCCAGCGAATCCTTAATTGAGCATCAGTTCAGCGGCTATGTACAGCACGCGTTTACCGAATTAAGTCTGAATCCAGAAGAAGATATAGTTTATTTATGTGGAAATCCGGGTATGATCGACGAGTCTTTTGAACTGTTAAAATCCAAAGGATTTGCTACTCAACAGGTTATACGCGAAAAGTATATTTCACGGTAA
- a CDS encoding class I fructose-bisphosphate aldolase, translated as MNYDELVTTMDQLLQDGKGILAADESSGTIGKRFETINVENTEENRRDYRLLLANTEGLEQYINGVILFEETFEHRDQNGTSVAELFAAKGIVPGIKVDKGLITLPNTNDEKVTQGLDGLAERLAHFKKLGARFAKWRNVYSITDCTPSLTAIKAGAEMLARYASICQATGIVPIVEPEVLMDGDHDIEHCAQATEMVLHELFHSLFIHQVELENIVLKPSMITSGKKHNPFSTPEEVADYTISVFRNMVPAAVPTINFLSGGQSPEQATANLNAINCTGYQPWVLSFSYGRALQEDCLQAWKGKSENVEKAQAALLKRAKLNSMACFGEYTGDME; from the coding sequence ATGAATTATGATGAATTGGTAACGACAATGGATCAGCTTTTACAAGATGGCAAGGGTATTCTGGCCGCCGACGAAAGCAGCGGGACGATCGGCAAACGTTTTGAAACCATCAATGTGGAAAATACGGAAGAGAATCGCCGCGATTACCGTTTATTACTGGCAAACACAGAGGGTTTGGAGCAGTACATCAATGGCGTGATTTTATTTGAAGAAACCTTTGAACACCGCGACCAGAATGGAACGTCTGTTGCTGAATTATTTGCTGCCAAAGGGATTGTGCCTGGCATTAAAGTGGATAAGGGATTGATTACATTGCCCAACACCAATGATGAAAAAGTTACTCAGGGACTTGATGGTCTGGCTGAGCGTCTGGCTCATTTCAAAAAATTGGGTGCGCGCTTTGCTAAATGGCGTAATGTGTATTCAATTACCGATTGCACCCCCAGTTTAACGGCAATTAAGGCTGGTGCCGAAATGCTGGCTCGTTATGCTTCTATTTGTCAGGCAACCGGGATAGTACCTATTGTTGAGCCTGAAGTATTAATGGATGGAGATCACGATATCGAGCATTGCGCCCAGGCGACCGAAATGGTTCTGCACGAACTCTTCCATTCACTGTTCATTCATCAGGTGGAGCTTGAAAACATTGTTCTGAAGCCAAGTATGATTACGAGCGGTAAAAAACATAATCCATTTTCTACTCCTGAAGAAGTAGCTGATTACACGATCAGCGTATTCCGTAACATGGTTCCTGCAGCGGTTCCAACAATCAATTTCCTCTCAGGCGGTCAAAGTCCGGAGCAGGCTACTGCCAATTTGAATGCGATTAACTGCACAGGTTATCAGCCTTGGGTATTAAGTTTCTCTTATGGCAGAGCCTTACAGGAAGACTGTCTGCAAGCATGGAAAGGGAAATCAGAGAATGTTGAGAAAGCACAGGCTGCTTTATTGAAACGCGCGAAATTAAACAGTATGGCTTGCTTTGGTGAATATACTGGTGATATGGAGTAA
- the hpf gene encoding ribosome hibernation-promoting factor, HPF/YfiA family: protein MEINFTGHNVDVTPALRDFTKGKFNKLERHFDKITAIHVVFDIEKLVKIAEATILVAKAEIHARAESEDMYAAIDVLVDKLNRQLIKHKEKIQTHRE from the coding sequence ATGGAAATTAATTTTACAGGCCATAATGTTGATGTCACCCCTGCTTTAAGAGACTTTACTAAAGGTAAATTCAATAAGCTTGAGCGTCATTTTGATAAAATAACGGCAATCCATGTAGTTTTCGATATCGAAAAGCTGGTAAAAATTGCTGAAGCGACTATCTTAGTTGCCAAAGCCGAGATTCATGCTCGAGCCGAATCTGAAGATATGTATGCAGCCATTGATGTGTTGGTCGACAAACTCAACCGCCAACTCATCAAGCATAAAGAAAAAATTCAAACCCACCGCGAATAA
- a CDS encoding RNA polymerase factor sigma-54 codes for MKPSLQLSISQQLTLTPQLQQAIRLLQLSTLDLQQEIQQAVESNPMLEASPNEDKEDSSEADHQIPDEFADFQWSQLYSNSGKRSLFEDNDLNYDNLHCTTTNLQDHLRWQLELTPMSDVDRVIATAIIDAIDNDGFLTQSLTELHTSLDSESHPLEMDEIEVVRHRLQHFDPVGCASVNLSETLLVQLEQLPGENSDVELAKEIIRNSIELLGQHNYRQLIKNYQTSEEQLNRALQIIQKLNPKPGTVIQEEITEYIIPDVIVKKIDGRWQVLLNQSTLPRLSINNQYASLIQRADNSPDNQFLKNNLQEARWFLKSIQSRQETLLKVASCIVDYQMDFFEHGDEAMKPLILNDVAQALDMHESTISRVTTQKFMHTPRGVFELKYFFSSHVATSTGGECSSTAIRAVIKKLIAAENRKKPLSDSKIAELIAQQGIQVARRTVAKYREAMGIPPSNERKSIS; via the coding sequence ATGAAACCATCGTTGCAGCTCAGTATTAGTCAGCAGCTGACATTAACCCCACAGTTACAACAGGCAATACGCCTGCTTCAGTTATCCACCCTGGATTTACAACAGGAAATTCAACAGGCGGTTGAATCCAATCCCATGCTTGAGGCAAGTCCCAATGAGGATAAGGAGGATTCTTCAGAAGCAGATCACCAAATCCCCGATGAGTTTGCCGACTTCCAATGGTCGCAACTGTACTCCAATAGCGGAAAACGTAGTTTGTTTGAAGATAATGATCTTAATTATGATAATCTGCATTGCACCACCACTAATCTGCAGGATCATCTACGCTGGCAGCTAGAGCTGACTCCGATGAGCGATGTGGATCGGGTAATTGCCACTGCAATTATTGATGCTATTGATAACGATGGCTTTTTAACACAGAGCCTGACAGAGCTCCATACCAGCCTGGATAGCGAAAGCCATCCTCTCGAAATGGATGAAATTGAGGTGGTGCGGCATCGCTTGCAGCATTTTGATCCCGTAGGCTGTGCCTCAGTCAATCTTTCTGAAACCCTTTTAGTACAGCTTGAACAACTACCCGGTGAAAACAGCGATGTCGAGCTTGCCAAGGAAATTATACGAAACAGCATCGAATTACTGGGCCAGCACAATTACCGGCAGCTTATTAAAAATTACCAGACTAGTGAAGAACAGTTAAATCGTGCCTTACAGATCATCCAAAAGCTTAATCCAAAACCTGGCACAGTGATTCAGGAAGAAATTACCGAATATATTATTCCGGATGTTATTGTCAAAAAAATAGATGGCCGGTGGCAGGTATTATTAAATCAGAGTACCCTCCCCCGTTTATCAATTAATAATCAATATGCTTCATTGATTCAAAGAGCGGACAATAGCCCCGATAATCAATTCCTTAAAAATAATCTTCAGGAAGCCCGCTGGTTTTTAAAAAGCATTCAAAGCAGGCAGGAAACCTTATTAAAAGTTGCCAGTTGTATTGTCGATTATCAAATGGATTTCTTCGAGCATGGTGATGAGGCGATGAAACCGTTGATCCTGAACGATGTCGCTCAGGCTCTGGATATGCATGAGTCCACTATTTCCAGAGTGACTACGCAAAAATTTATGCATACCCCGCGCGGCGTGTTTGAACTTAAGTATTTTTTCTCAAGTCATGTCGCCACTTCTACGGGCGGCGAATGCTCATCAACGGCTATCCGTGCAGTAATAAAGAAACTCATTGCTGCAGAAAATAGAAAAAAACCGCTGAGCGACAGTAAAATTGCAGAGCTTATTGCACAACAAGGGATACAGGTTGCCCGTCGTACTGTAGCAAAATATCGGGAGGCAATGGGGATACCCCCTTCCAATGAAAGAAAAAGTATTTCATAA
- the rpmG gene encoding 50S ribosomal protein L33, whose amino-acid sequence MAKKTRITLKLVSTAGTGHFYTTRKNPTTTPEKLEFNKFDPVARKHVPYKEAKIK is encoded by the coding sequence ATGGCTAAAAAAACCAGGATCACATTAAAATTAGTATCCACCGCTGGAACAGGGCATTTCTATACTACTAGAAAAAACCCAACTACTACTCCGGAAAAACTGGAATTCAATAAATTTGATCCCGTTGCTCGTAAGCACGTACCTTACAAAGAAGCAAAAATCAAATAA
- the rpmB gene encoding 50S ribosomal protein L28 encodes MSRVCQVTGKRPITGNNVSHANNKTRRRFLPNIKRRRFWFEEEQRFVTLRVSTKGLRTIDKLGIKAIVDKLRAEGEKV; translated from the coding sequence ATGTCAAGAGTATGTCAGGTAACTGGCAAGCGACCAATCACTGGTAACAATGTTTCGCATGCCAATAATAAAACCCGCAGACGTTTCCTGCCTAATATTAAACGACGTCGTTTCTGGTTTGAAGAAGAACAACGTTTTGTCACACTCAGAGTCAGCACTAAAGGTCTTCGTACTATAGACAAACTGGGTATTAAAGCAATTGTTGACAAACTTAGAGCCGAAGGCGAAAAAGTTTAA
- the trmB gene encoding tRNA (guanosine(46)-N7)-methyltransferase TrmB produces the protein MKRTIKSYVLRAGRISNRQQFALDNLLAHYEVPFTGTFWNWSELFKRDAETVVEIGFGMGASLLAMAEAHPEQNFLGIEVHRAGVGSIIADLHEKNIENVRIVVHDAVEIFTKQIPPDSLAGVQIFFPDPWPKKRHHKRRLIQPELIKTLTAAIKQGGFIHCATDWEEYAQQMLEVLSNENTLVNKMTEGGYSPRPETRPVTKFEKRGQGLGHDVWDLIFIKK, from the coding sequence ATGAAACGTACTATTAAAAGCTATGTGCTGAGAGCCGGGCGCATCAGTAACAGGCAGCAATTCGCACTGGATAATTTACTGGCGCATTATGAGGTGCCTTTTACTGGCACTTTCTGGAATTGGTCAGAGCTGTTTAAACGGGATGCAGAAACCGTGGTTGAAATTGGTTTTGGGATGGGAGCCTCCCTGCTGGCTATGGCCGAGGCGCATCCGGAACAGAATTTTCTTGGTATTGAAGTGCATCGAGCAGGAGTGGGGAGTATTATCGCCGATCTTCATGAAAAAAATATAGAGAATGTCCGCATTGTCGTCCATGATGCGGTTGAGATTTTCACAAAGCAAATTCCGCCTGATAGTCTAGCGGGAGTACAGATTTTTTTTCCCGATCCCTGGCCTAAAAAACGCCACCATAAGCGGCGTTTAATTCAGCCTGAACTAATAAAAACTCTGACTGCTGCCATTAAGCAGGGCGGGTTTATTCATTGTGCTACCGATTGGGAAGAGTACGCCCAGCAAATGCTGGAGGTTCTTTCAAACGAGAATACCCTTGTCAATAAAATGACCGAGGGAGGCTATTCGCCAAGACCGGAAACCCGACCGGTTACCAAATTTGAAAAACGGGGACAGGGTTTAGGCCATGACGTCTGGGATCTTATTTTTATTAAAAAATAA
- a CDS encoding ankyrin repeat domain-containing protein → MAIAHPNLLKLAMELGLYNNPEGLCHGFTIQWIEACLSSDADEQRFEKCIAEIAASSPEILTAEIKKARLKSDNAELLSEREQELIEIYQTVRRICIFHNPSNFSELFNTGFPVLQRHWETVSSAISTEAIQQQGGLKDLYSASFVFKPEEIKSYLTELNDLLEFKERAEKLNAPVALLLNNAHHAIGLVYKPNQGWSCRDINQDFTTDKAVAKDPALLTDFIHTAYRNNSPYIAFNARVIRTAFAQANPDLEKKLELFKNSHVINEEMAQRHDEYANLAWIAAVSGDKTLISKLSEYSANLDFQGMQGMTPACMAAQNAYPEILSELITMEADVNLPNNSGETPAYIAAKQGLNAIIEVLGPKADLGKTTNEDNVSPLFAASQMGFTDTVVSLIKHGASPNQRTAKGATSLIIAAQKGHQEIVQHLIGLDHTDVNALDNGKASAVYVAAQNGHDQIVRLLAEKKANLNQPRDNGDTPAIIAVKNKHLAVIRELGVHGADLNQENSEGLTPCLIAVEQRDSAMIRELSAQKADLNAVNSGQMFPIFLAAQLGFAEIVDILAEEGANLDQIAYNGATPAMVAAFEGHTETVKTLIARKANFNLSTADGITPLYMACELNFPEIVKLLLDIPVDTSIAFRATPAQLREIIIGKGMSAIQRMGNFIAAESPDSEGKIKLLPKDIAEILGHQSIVELFTQSAKLKTEAVFSDPRCFFNQPLSRAASLEPAISSPERSMPL, encoded by the coding sequence ATGGCGATAGCACATCCAAATCTGCTTAAACTTGCAATGGAACTGGGCCTTTATAACAATCCCGAAGGCCTTTGTCATGGCTTTACCATCCAGTGGATAGAGGCTTGCCTTAGCAGTGATGCAGATGAGCAGCGTTTTGAAAAATGCATCGCAGAAATTGCTGCCTCTTCTCCAGAGATCCTTACCGCGGAAATTAAGAAAGCCAGACTCAAAAGCGATAATGCGGAGTTGCTTTCGGAAAGAGAGCAGGAACTTATTGAGATCTATCAAACCGTACGCCGGATCTGTATTTTCCATAATCCCAGTAACTTTTCAGAATTATTCAATACCGGATTTCCAGTGCTTCAACGGCATTGGGAAACAGTTTCCTCAGCCATCTCTACAGAAGCTATTCAACAGCAAGGTGGACTTAAGGACTTATACTCCGCGTCTTTTGTGTTTAAGCCTGAAGAAATCAAAAGCTATCTTACAGAACTCAATGACTTACTGGAATTCAAGGAGCGGGCTGAGAAACTGAATGCGCCTGTGGCCCTGCTTTTAAATAATGCGCATCATGCCATTGGACTGGTCTATAAGCCCAATCAGGGATGGAGTTGTCGTGACATTAATCAGGATTTTACGACAGATAAGGCAGTAGCCAAAGATCCGGCGTTACTAACCGATTTTATTCATACGGCCTATAGAAATAATAGCCCCTATATTGCCTTTAATGCTCGCGTTATCCGAACCGCTTTTGCTCAGGCAAACCCGGATCTAGAGAAAAAACTGGAGCTATTTAAAAACTCACATGTGATTAACGAAGAAATGGCCCAACGACATGATGAGTATGCAAACCTGGCTTGGATTGCCGCAGTATCTGGCGATAAGACACTTATCAGTAAGTTGTCTGAATATTCAGCCAATCTGGATTTTCAGGGTATGCAGGGGATGACGCCTGCCTGCATGGCTGCCCAAAATGCTTATCCTGAAATCCTGAGTGAATTAATCACTATGGAAGCCGATGTCAATCTGCCTAACAATAGTGGCGAAACACCTGCATATATTGCAGCTAAACAAGGATTGAACGCCATCATCGAGGTCCTTGGACCAAAAGCGGATCTGGGTAAAACAACCAACGAAGACAATGTCTCTCCACTGTTTGCGGCTTCCCAAATGGGCTTTACCGATACTGTTGTATCATTAATCAAGCATGGGGCCAGTCCAAATCAGCGAACTGCCAAGGGAGCGACCAGTTTAATAATTGCAGCCCAGAAAGGCCATCAGGAAATCGTACAGCACCTAATCGGACTGGATCATACGGATGTAAATGCTTTGGATAATGGTAAAGCAAGCGCAGTCTACGTGGCAGCACAAAATGGTCATGACCAGATTGTCAGGCTGCTGGCCGAAAAGAAAGCCAACTTAAATCAGCCAAGAGATAATGGTGACACACCGGCAATCATAGCGGTCAAGAATAAACATCTTGCCGTAATTAGAGAACTTGGAGTTCATGGAGCTGATTTAAATCAGGAAAATTCAGAGGGCCTTACACCCTGCCTGATTGCAGTCGAACAGAGAGACAGCGCGATGATTAGGGAATTAAGTGCTCAAAAAGCTGATCTGAACGCAGTCAACAGCGGTCAGATGTTTCCCATATTTCTGGCAGCGCAACTGGGTTTTGCGGAGATTGTCGACATTCTGGCCGAAGAAGGCGCCAATTTAGACCAGATTGCCTACAATGGCGCCACTCCAGCCATGGTTGCTGCATTTGAAGGTCATACGGAAACAGTAAAAACTCTGATTGCTCGCAAGGCAAATTTTAATTTATCCACTGCGGATGGTATAACCCCGCTTTATATGGCCTGCGAACTGAACTTTCCTGAGATTGTGAAACTTTTGCTGGACATACCAGTAGACACCTCAATTGCCTTTCGTGCAACTCCGGCTCAGCTGAGAGAAATTATTATAGGTAAAGGTATGAGCGCAATTCAACGAATGGGAAACTTTATTGCTGCAGAATCCCCGGATAGCGAAGGAAAAATAAAGTTGCTCCCGAAAGATATTGCAGAGATTTTAGGGCATCAGTCGATTGTGGAGCTGTTTACTCAGTCTGCAAAACTCAAAACAGAGGCGGTTTTTAGTGACCCGCGCTGCTTTTTTAATCAACCATTGTCCAGAGCGGCATCACTTGAACCGGCTATCAGCTCCCCGGAACGATCTATGCCTCTGTAG
- a CDS encoding ankyrin repeat domain-containing protein — MIDFSVLDSVLKDGELSKFLSYLKSINADEEQRDYLELSEDGEISKEELGFLAQQKYEITGVGNFTLLNYLILKHDANELNLIPHISYILPHDNFISGKPVHFALREKKLDLIPPLLGHFMPLKGKAEEQIWGSRDARFRVLVEEHDDEAPVGMMRLIDSTDENGFTLLARAVQTRDAESLKAVLLRKPRLDEPTAFRVAQKSKVLNSALHQAVRDDWAEGVRMLIESGANPEIYYNPATRITPFVIAIRYAKIDALQVLLKGQSIADGEKSSADKEKLLADKVNTPICDPTGNTQDRPINVLCQHLSNEKDKNKINSLLAGIAMLICRGSTVPESKNHRKLLTQYREQLASEIASYAENSYKRSKFIILQLHAKNTWHKIFYPESGFFSHLAGNPGKVTQKMENLVLEATLKYRKKEAEGKIPDKKKDRHFSSDEIKLAVFTRLFYKNRNEACCGGNPWAAGFWNLGEGRFNSWDEVRLYATSDKGAGTRTSTIYNLIESNKSSVHNKSALALDNKLEALLDEIAQQEEEKAQERFMI, encoded by the coding sequence ATGATTGATTTCAGTGTACTGGATTCTGTACTGAAAGACGGCGAATTGTCGAAATTTTTGAGTTATTTGAAATCCATTAATGCCGATGAGGAGCAGAGAGATTACCTGGAGTTATCAGAAGACGGGGAAATATCAAAAGAAGAACTGGGATTTCTGGCCCAGCAAAAGTATGAAATTACAGGCGTTGGCAACTTCACTCTCCTTAACTATCTCATTTTAAAACATGATGCGAATGAGCTGAATTTAATACCTCATATAAGCTATATATTGCCTCATGATAATTTCATTAGCGGCAAACCGGTTCATTTTGCGCTGCGTGAGAAGAAGCTTGATCTGATTCCGCCTCTGTTAGGCCACTTTATGCCTCTTAAAGGAAAAGCTGAAGAGCAAATCTGGGGTTCCAGGGATGCGCGTTTTCGGGTTCTTGTTGAAGAGCACGACGATGAAGCGCCTGTGGGGATGATGCGTCTGATTGATTCTACAGACGAGAATGGTTTTACTCTGCTTGCTCGAGCAGTACAGACAAGAGATGCAGAGAGTCTTAAGGCGGTATTGCTAAGAAAACCGAGACTGGATGAACCGACCGCATTCCGTGTTGCGCAAAAAAGCAAAGTTTTGAATTCTGCCCTTCATCAAGCGGTAAGAGATGATTGGGCTGAAGGGGTCAGGATGCTGATTGAAAGCGGAGCAAACCCTGAAATTTATTACAATCCCGCCACCCGAATCACTCCTTTTGTTATCGCCATTCGTTACGCAAAAATTGATGCCTTACAAGTATTGCTTAAAGGACAATCAATTGCAGATGGAGAGAAATCGAGCGCAGATAAAGAGAAATTGCTTGCAGATAAAGTCAACACTCCAATTTGTGATCCCACAGGAAATACACAGGATCGCCCAATCAACGTGCTTTGTCAGCATCTGAGCAATGAAAAGGATAAGAATAAAATAAATTCTCTACTGGCAGGTATTGCTATGCTGATATGCCGCGGGTCAACTGTTCCGGAAAGTAAAAATCATCGAAAATTGCTTACCCAATACCGGGAACAGCTTGCGAGTGAGATTGCAAGTTATGCCGAAAATAGCTACAAGCGTTCGAAGTTTATTATCCTGCAATTACACGCCAAGAACACATGGCATAAAATTTTCTACCCGGAATCCGGCTTTTTCTCTCATTTAGCGGGTAATCCAGGTAAAGTGACCCAAAAAATGGAAAACCTGGTATTGGAAGCGACTCTTAAATATCGTAAGAAAGAGGCTGAAGGAAAGATTCCAGACAAGAAAAAGGATAGACATTTTAGTAGTGATGAAATTAAATTGGCGGTTTTTACCCGGTTATTTTATAAAAATCGCAATGAGGCTTGCTGCGGCGGGAATCCCTGGGCCGCTGGCTTCTGGAATCTGGGGGAAGGCCGGTTTAACAGTTGGGATGAAGTGAGATTATATGCAACGTCCGATAAAGGGGCAGGTACCCGTACAAGTACTATATATAACCTCATTGAAAGCAATAAAAGCAGTGTTCACAACAAATCGGCATTAGCTTTGGATAACAAGCTGGAAGCACTTCTTGATGAGATAGCCCAGCAGGAAGAGGAAAAGGCGCAAGAACGATTTATGATCTAG